The bacterium genome has a segment encoding these proteins:
- a CDS encoding non-canonical purine NTP pyrophosphatase — translation MTASPCTLLLATNNADKVAEMRDFFSGLNLVLRTAAEFPQIPAVEEDQPTLQGNAIKKASALAAATGLLSLADDTGLEVDALDGR, via the coding sequence ATGACCGCTTCCCCCTGCACGCTGTTGCTGGCCACCAACAACGCGGATAAAGTGGCGGAGATGCGTGATTTCTTTTCCGGATTGAATCTGGTTTTACGGACGGCCGCTGAATTTCCGCAGATCCCTGCGGTGGAGGAAGACCAGCCGACCCTGCAGGGCAATGCCATCAAGAAAGCTTCAGCACTCGCCGCTGCCACCGGATTGCTCAGCCTGGCCGATGACACCGGCCTGGAGGTTGATGCGCTGGACGGCCGGC